The Hyalangium gracile genome includes a region encoding these proteins:
- a CDS encoding HAD family hydrolase has product MTLPALLHAVIFDMDGTLVDNMRYHSEAWVALSQRLGVDATAERFEREFAGKKNEEILPVLLGRPVAPEELTRLAEEKETHYRSLYSPHLSLMRGAEAFIARLRGAGARLAVATAAPTENRRLVLDGLGIRSLFSRVVGAEEVTRGKPAPDIFLSAARFLEVDPASCVVFEDAVNGILAARSAGMTAVGITTTTPPEVLREAGAHFVAPDFATLPPELEARLLITPSRAPGC; this is encoded by the coding sequence ATGACCCTGCCCGCGCTCCTGCACGCCGTCATCTTCGATATGGACGGGACCCTCGTCGACAACATGCGCTACCACTCCGAGGCGTGGGTGGCCCTCTCCCAGCGCCTGGGGGTGGACGCCACTGCGGAGCGGTTCGAGCGGGAGTTCGCCGGGAAGAAGAACGAGGAGATCCTCCCCGTCCTGCTCGGCCGGCCCGTGGCTCCCGAGGAGCTGACCCGGCTGGCCGAGGAGAAGGAGACCCACTACCGCAGCCTCTACTCCCCTCACCTCTCGCTCATGCGCGGGGCCGAGGCCTTCATCGCCCGCCTCCGAGGCGCCGGGGCCCGCCTCGCCGTCGCCACGGCCGCGCCCACCGAGAATCGCCGGCTGGTGCTCGACGGGCTGGGCATCCGCTCCCTCTTCTCCCGCGTCGTCGGGGCCGAGGAGGTGACCCGGGGCAAGCCCGCACCGGACATCTTCCTCTCCGCCGCGCGGTTCCTCGAGGTGGACCCCGCCTCCTGCGTCGTCTTCGAGGACGCGGTGAACGGCATCCTCGCGGCGCGCTCGGCGGGGATGACGGCGGTGGGCATCACCACGACCACGCCCCCCGAGGTGCTTCGGGAGGCGGGCGCCCACTTCGTAGCTCCGGACTTCGCCACGCTCCCGCCCGAGTTGGAGGCGCGGCTGCTGATCACCCCCTCTCGCGCCCCGGGGTGCTGA